The following DNA comes from Marinilactibacillus sp. Marseille-P9653.
GTTGCGATACCAACACTATTTTCTACTTGTTCAAGACAATGTTCTCTGTTCGCAGTGATGCCGATAATACAATTATCTGCCAAAGTAAATACAGCATTTGTCAGAAGATCAAGAGAACTAAATAAATTTCTAAAAATAATTGGTTCAAAAGGATTTAATTCGAGTTGCCCACCTTCCGCTGCCATAGTAATCGTCACGTCGTTTCCTACGATTTGATAAGCTACTTGAGAGACAACTTCCAAAATTACGGGATTAACTTTACCTGGCATAATGGAAGAGCCATTCTGTTTAGCAGGCAGATTGATTTCACCAAACCCTGTTTTCGGACCGCTGGACATAAGTCTCAAATCGTTACTCATTTTTGAAAGCGTGATTGCGGTTGTTTTGATTGCACCTGAAACACGTACAAATCCATCTACGTTCTGTGTTGCATCAAAGAGATCCTCTGCTTGTTTAAGAGGAAGCTTTGTTTCATGCGCAAGGTTTTTTGTAATGTTCGCACAGTATTCATCAGAAGCGTTGATAGAATTTCCAATAGCTGTGGCACCAATATTTACTATATACATATCTTCGATTACGGTTTTTAAATGACGGATTTCTCTTTTGATAGCTGACTGATAGGCTTTGAATGAGTGACCCAGCGTAGTTGGAACAGCATCTTGTAATTGTGTTCTGCCCATTTTAATGACATCAGTGAACTGTTCGGATTTTTGTCCGAGTAGTGATTCCAAGTAAGAAAGGCTAGAAATTAA
Coding sequences within:
- a CDS encoding aspartate ammonia-lyase, producing the protein MTMRVEQDSIGKLPIPQEAYYGVQTLRAKQNFTISNEPLHPIFIKNMALIKKAAALTNYKDNQLTKPIAEAIVQASDEVAAGHFLDEFIVDAVQGGAGTSANMNMNEVLAHRASELLGDTKDTYDTVHPNDHVNRSQSTNDVFPTAGKLTVLELMPQLISSLSYLESLLGQKSEQFTDVIKMGRTQLQDAVPTTLGHSFKAYQSAIKREIRHLKTVIEDMYIVNIGATAIGNSINASDEYCANITKNLAHETKLPLKQAEDLFDATQNVDGFVRVSGAIKTTAITLSKMSNDLRLMSSGPKTGFGEINLPAKQNGSSIMPGKVNPVILEVVSQVAYQIVGNDVTITMAAEGGQLELNPFEPIIFRNLFSSLDLLTNAVFTLADNCIIGITANREHCLEQVENSVGIATALCPYIGYQKASDIAKEALKTGTSIRTLLLEKDWMNKEELAIVLNLKELAEGQSFIKKKTTVYM